CGGCGGCCGCCAGCTCGGCCGAGGTCATGATGCCGCCCTCGACCGCACAGGCCAGCAGGCGCCATTCGCGCCGGGTGATGCCGAAGCGGCCTTCGCACAGGCGCACGAAGACGGGGTTGGACTGCGCCCAGGCCTGGTACAGCTGGTACATCAGCATCCCGGCCAGGGGGTGTTCGACGGGGGGGTTCATATCGTTATGCCAAGTACTGGATTAGATCAAGCAATCTCCACGGCGCTACAGTCTTCTCGCCTATCCAGGCCGAGGCCCGGCATACAGAAACATAACCGACAGCGGGCCGTTGTCACCAGGGAGACTACCGTGCGTAATTGGATATCCTGCGCCGCGTTCGCGGCGCTTGCGGCGGCTTCGGCCATGCCCGCCTGTGCCCAGCAGGCGCCGCTGGACGGCGCCCTGACCATCGTGGTGGGCTATCCGCCGGGGGGCAGTTCCGACCGCATCGCGCGACTGGTGGCCGACCGCCTGAAGGACCGGCTGGGCGTCACCGTGGTGGTCGAGAACAAGACCGGCGCCGGCGGCCGCATCGCGGCCCAGGGCCTGCATGCCTTGGCCACGCGGCAGAACGTGCTGATGCTGGCCAATCCCGCGGTGATGGTGGTGGCGCCGCTGGTCTACGCCGAGCCCGGCTACGACGCTCGCCGCGATTTCCAGCCGGTGTCGCTCGTCAGCCGCTACAAGTTCGCGCTGGCGGTGGCGGCCAACTCGCCGATCCGCGACGTGGCGGGGCTGCGCCAGTGGCTGCGCGACAACCCGCGCCAGTTCTCGGTGGGCGTGCCGGCCACCGGCAGCCTGCCGCACTTCTTCGCGCTGATGCTGGGCCGCCAGATCGGCCAGGAGCCCGAGGTGGTGGGCTACCGCGGCTCGGCGCCGCTGATCTCCGAACTGATCGGCGGCGTGTTGCCGCAGGCGGTCGATACGCTCGACACGCTGCTGCCGCAGCACCGCGCCGGCAAGATCCGCATCCTGGCGACCTCGGGCGAGGCGCGCGATCCGCTGCTGACGGACGTGCCGACCTTCCGCGAGGCCGGCGTGGACCTGGCGGCCGACGGCTGGAACGCGTTCTTCGCCTCGTCGGCGATGGCGCCGGCCAAGGCCGTCCGGCTGGGCGAGGACATCGCCGCCGTGATGCGCGAGCCGGCCATGCAGCAGGCGGTGCGCGAGTCGTATCTGGAGCCGGTGACGGCGGATGCCGCCGCCACCGGGCGCGAGCTGGACGCCTACCGGGCCCAATGGGAACCGGCGGTGAAGGCCTCCGGCTTCACGGCCACGCAATAGGGCGGGCAACGATGAGCACGGTGCAGAATGTGTTGTTCATCATGGCCGACCAGCTGCGGGCGGACCACCTGAGCTGCTATGGCCATCCCTATTTGCAGACGCCCAGCCTGGACGCGCTGGCCGCGCGCGGCGCGCGTTTCGACCGGGCCTTCGTCAATTCCGGCGTGTGCGGCCCATCGCGCATGAGCTATTACACGGGGCGCTACCCCTCGCGCCACGGCGCCACCTGGAACCGGGTGCCGCTGTCGGTCAACGAGATCACGCTGGGGGAATACCTGGCGGGGCAGGGGCGCGACCTGGCGCTGGCGGGCAAGACCCACGTCATTCCCGACCGCGCCGGCATGGAACGCCTGTCGATCGACGGCGGCTCCGAGCTGGGCGCGTTGCTGTCGCGCGGCGGTTTCATCGAGGTCGACCGCTACGACGGCCACCACGAACCGGGCAAGGAAAGCGGCTACCCCGCCTTCCTGCGCAGCCAGGGCTACGACAGCGCCGACCCCTGGACCGACTACGTCATTGCCGGCGTCGATGCGCACGGCCGCGTGGCCAGCGGCTGGAACATGCGCAACGTGCACCTGCCGTCGCGGGTGGCCGAGCCGCATTCGGAAACCGCCTACATGACCGACCAGGCGCTGCGCTTCATGCAGCAGCGCGGCGGCCAGCCCTGGGTGCTGCACCTGAGCTACGTCAAGCCGCACTGGCCGTACATGGCGCCGGCGCCCTACCACCAGCGCTACACGGCCGACCAGTGCCTGCCGGTGCGCCGCAACCGCGAGGAACTGGCCGGCGCGCATCCGGTGGTGGCGGCCTACCGCCAGCACGAGGAAAGCGTCAGCTTTTCGACCGACGAGTGCGTGCGGGTGGTGCGCCCGGCCTACCAGGGCCTGATCCGGCAGCTCGACGACCACCTGGGGCGGCTGTTCGACTACATGGAAGGCGCGGGCCTGATGCGCAACACGCTGATCGTGTTCACGGCCGACCATGGCGACTTCCTCGGCGACCATTGGCTGGGCGAGAAGGAACTGTTCTACGACACCGTGCAGCGGGTGCCGTTCATCGTCATGGATCCGTCGGCGGCGGCCGACGCCACCCGCGGCCAGGCGCTGGCCGACATGGTGGAAAGCGTGGACCTGGTGCCGACGGTGCTGCGCGCGCTGGACGCGCCGC
The window above is part of the Achromobacter deleyi genome. Proteins encoded here:
- a CDS encoding Bug family tripartite tricarboxylate transporter substrate binding protein, yielding MPACAQQAPLDGALTIVVGYPPGGSSDRIARLVADRLKDRLGVTVVVENKTGAGGRIAAQGLHALATRQNVLMLANPAVMVVAPLVYAEPGYDARRDFQPVSLVSRYKFALAVAANSPIRDVAGLRQWLRDNPRQFSVGVPATGSLPHFFALMLGRQIGQEPEVVGYRGSAPLISELIGGVLPQAVDTLDTLLPQHRAGKIRILATSGEARDPLLTDVPTFREAGVDLAADGWNAFFASSAMAPAKAVRLGEDIAAVMREPAMQQAVRESYLEPVTADAAATGRELDAYRAQWEPAVKASGFTATQ
- a CDS encoding sulfatase-like hydrolase/transferase, whose translation is MSTVQNVLFIMADQLRADHLSCYGHPYLQTPSLDALAARGARFDRAFVNSGVCGPSRMSYYTGRYPSRHGATWNRVPLSVNEITLGEYLAGQGRDLALAGKTHVIPDRAGMERLSIDGGSELGALLSRGGFIEVDRYDGHHEPGKESGYPAFLRSQGYDSADPWTDYVIAGVDAHGRVASGWNMRNVHLPSRVAEPHSETAYMTDQALRFMQQRGGQPWVLHLSYVKPHWPYMAPAPYHQRYTADQCLPVRRNREELAGAHPVVAAYRQHEESVSFSTDECVRVVRPAYQGLIRQLDDHLGRLFDYMEGAGLMRNTLIVFTADHGDFLGDHWLGEKELFYDTVQRVPFIVMDPSAAADATRGQALADMVESVDLVPTVLRALDAPRPWHRLEGRELQTVLHGRGADEPWRDCVFSELDYSFRQARILRGKTPQNARAWSVRTDRWRYVYWLDEPEQLYDLQADPDEFQDLGASAGHATVRAQLRERLFDWMLRGKRRTTMSDAAVEQGTNAHKRAGVFFGQW